Proteins encoded in a region of the Quercus lobata isolate SW786 chromosome 8, ValleyOak3.0 Primary Assembly, whole genome shotgun sequence genome:
- the LOC115958584 gene encoding ethylene-responsive transcription factor ERF027-like codes for MAKNPNVRRNNPFRTSNVRREETTLNGNTTATISTSSSTITTATSPISVSEGFSGQPGSSSSSTTAKQKKFRGARCRSGKWVSEIRQPRKATRIWLGTYPTRDMAATAYDVAALALKGPDTVLNFPDLILWYPIPLSTSPVDIRAAAASAAEAIMERSSESSHEATHLRSTEEEYFIDEEELLNMPSLLVNMAEGMLLTPPRIQSKSSSDESEGDGDGDGLWSYSY; via the coding sequence atggccaagaatCCTAACGTGCGCCGAAATAACCCATTTAGAACCTCTAATGTGCGCCGGGAGGAGACAACCCTGAACGGTAATACCACAGCCACAATTTCTACTTCAAGTTCTACAATCACCACCGCCACGTCACCGATATCTGTATCGGAAGGGTTTTCGGGTCAACCCGGGTCGTCGTCCAGTAGTACTACTGCTAAGCAAAAGAAGTTTCGGGGCGCTCGGTGTCGGAGTGGCAAATGGGTATCCGAGATACGCCAGCCCCGTAAAGCCACCCGCATTTGGCTCGGCACGTACCCGACGCGGGACATGGCGGCGACGGCGTACGACGTGGCGGCTTTGGCTCTGAAGGGGCCCGATACGGTGTTAAACTTCCCGGACCTGATTCTTTGGTACCCAATACCGCTTTCGACGTCACCTGTTGACATACGCGCCGCTGCGGCGAGTGCTGCTGAGGCGATAATGGAAAGATCCTCGGAGAGCAGTCACGAAGCGACACATCTTAGAAGCACTGAGGAAGAGTACTTCATTGACGAAGAAGAGTTGTTGAATATGCCGAGTTTGCTGGTGAATATGGCAGAAGGGATGCTCTTAACTCCGCCTAGAATTCAGTCAAAGTCGTCTTCTGATGAATCTGAAGgtgatggagatggagatgggtTATGGAGTTACTCCTATTAA